Proteins from one Deinococcus apachensis DSM 19763 genomic window:
- a CDS encoding MauE/DoxX family redox-associated membrane protein — protein sequence MNVLSLIALLVLFIVFAVAATAKFLDRGGARQAMLDFGMPAPLAPLFAALLPVAEGVIAVTLLFPATRHWSAVAAGVLLLTFLLAVGYQLIRGRRPTCNCFGQLHPGRISGWTLARNLALFGLAAALVWPVPQAVVTFSPSFRAAFTPAVVWLLVAVAVLLVGQVLTGRALFALMRQQGRLLVRLDALEAPRAPVPPKPAPALQAAGLPVGARAPEFNLPSLVGETLTLGTLLAPQRPLVLIFVDPDCAPCTALLPQVAAWEQQGGVSFALISRGSVEANQKKVGPHHLATVLRQAEREVSERYRVQATPSAVLVHPDGTVAAPAAAGAVDIARLVESAFASVMSAAPQEASRQMPVPLAVGAAVPQLRLKDLQGRDFSEVHLLGQETFLLFFDPRCGYCRNMLEALKAWEVRRRADAPRLVLISAGSLQENVALELRSTVVLDEISSAMNRFGVPGTPSAVRISAFGRVASPVAVGADEVFALMAPLEPAVQRVGTLSTA from the coding sequence ATGAATGTCCTGTCCTTGATCGCACTGCTCGTCCTGTTCATCGTCTTCGCCGTCGCTGCCACTGCCAAGTTTCTGGATAGGGGAGGTGCCCGTCAGGCCATGCTGGACTTTGGCATGCCCGCACCCCTGGCACCTCTCTTCGCCGCGCTTCTCCCCGTGGCCGAAGGGGTGATCGCCGTGACCCTCCTCTTCCCCGCGACGCGGCATTGGAGTGCGGTGGCAGCTGGCGTCCTGCTGCTCACGTTCCTCCTGGCCGTCGGGTACCAGTTGATCCGCGGGAGGCGCCCGACCTGTAATTGCTTCGGGCAGCTGCACCCGGGTCGAATCAGTGGCTGGACCCTGGCCCGCAATCTCGCCCTGTTCGGGTTGGCTGCCGCCCTGGTCTGGCCAGTGCCCCAAGCGGTCGTGACATTCTCGCCCTCATTCCGGGCTGCCTTTACCCCGGCCGTGGTGTGGCTGCTCGTCGCGGTGGCGGTGCTGCTCGTGGGGCAGGTGCTGACGGGGCGCGCGCTGTTCGCCCTGATGCGGCAGCAGGGGCGTCTCCTGGTGCGCCTGGATGCTCTGGAGGCCCCTCGGGCCCCCGTTCCTCCCAAGCCTGCGCCTGCACTGCAGGCGGCAGGATTGCCCGTGGGGGCGAGGGCGCCGGAGTTCAACCTTCCCAGCTTGGTAGGGGAGACGCTCACGCTGGGTACCCTGCTCGCGCCTCAGCGTCCCCTCGTCCTGATCTTCGTCGACCCGGATTGCGCCCCTTGCACAGCGTTGCTGCCTCAGGTAGCTGCGTGGGAACAACAGGGGGGAGTCTCGTTCGCGTTGATCTCCCGCGGGTCCGTCGAGGCCAACCAGAAGAAGGTCGGGCCTCATCACCTCGCCACGGTGCTTCGACAGGCGGAACGCGAGGTGTCGGAGCGGTACCGGGTTCAGGCCACACCCTCGGCCGTCCTGGTCCACCCTGACGGAACCGTGGCTGCTCCCGCGGCGGCCGGGGCAGTCGACATCGCGCGATTGGTGGAGTCGGCCTTCGCGAGCGTGATGTCCGCAGCGCCCCAGGAGGCCAGCCGCCAGATGCCGGTGCCGCTCGCGGTGGGCGCGGCCGTTCCTCAACTGCGGTTGAAGGATCTGCAGGGCCGGGACTTCAGTGAGGTCCACCTGCTGGGCCAGGAAACGTTCCTGCTGTTCTTCGATCCCCGGTGCGGGTACTGCCGGAACATGCTCGAGGCGTTGAAGGCGTGGGAGGTGCGGCGGCGGGCGGACGCGCCCAGGCTGGTGCTGATCTCCGCGGGCTCGTTGCAGGAGAATGTGGCCCTGGAGTTGCGGTCGACTGTCGTGCTGGATGAAATATCGTCCGCCATGAACCGGTTTGGTGTTCCGGGCACCCCTTCCGCGGTGCGAATCAGTGCGTTCGGGCGGGTGGCGTCACCCGTGGCTGTGGGGGCGGATGAAGTGTTCGCGCTGATGGCGCCACTGGAACCCGCCGTCCAACGTGTGGGAACACTCTCGACGGCCTGA
- a CDS encoding DUF6979 family protein: MTSIYERITRAALAHPHFGVNAAEAWEQACQALPGAPSTRRKGCPRSAFVSLAEHGYIRGHTPGPVRRPLTENASYCLVGAALLAEQPELARSKARLWEAIQKRGGITRHNHNGVLDVLLALHQQGALVIQSPAHLL, encoded by the coding sequence ATGACCTCCATCTACGAGCGGATCACCCGGGCTGCCCTCGCACACCCTCATTTCGGTGTCAACGCGGCCGAGGCCTGGGAGCAGGCCTGCCAGGCCCTTCCCGGCGCACCCAGCACCCGACGCAAAGGCTGCCCCCGCTCAGCCTTCGTGAGCCTCGCCGAGCACGGGTACATCCGGGGCCACACACCTGGTCCGGTCCGACGTCCCCTGACGGAGAACGCGTCGTACTGCCTCGTGGGGGCCGCCCTGCTGGCCGAACAGCCGGAACTCGCCCGGAGTAAGGCCCGGCTTTGGGAAGCCATCCAGAAGCGCGGAGGCATCACCCGCCACAACCACAACGGCGTGCTGGATGTCCTCCTGGCCCTACACCAGCAGGGCGCATTAGTCATCCAATCACCTGCTCACCTGTTATGA
- a CDS encoding HNH endonuclease codes for MPRVIIQPAAGADARAHYEDTIRQPVPIPRIRTQLAAVGLPLPDVLASLTAVPVWGVTPGSRGQNARCWEQVQPGDVALFYGQKRFFASSVVIGKIHAATLARDLWGNDPNGQTWEYVYFLDEITDRSISVDAFNQIMRYSANNIPQGFQVVADGRAEDLLALFSLESSTSIPAVSPSEYNTLVELPAGELDRQTLVNQRLEQRFLRRHLFQGHSSRTCCICGRNLPVELLVAAHIKRRADCTAEEKRDYQNLVAPMCQLGCDDLYERQYITVDHTGTIRRNPNLPLTSDLQDVVAPLEGRACPAWTPGTQQYFEWHARNQRRRAS; via the coding sequence ATGCCCAGAGTCATCATCCAACCCGCCGCAGGTGCCGACGCCCGTGCCCACTACGAGGACACGATTCGCCAACCCGTGCCCATTCCCCGAATCCGCACGCAACTCGCCGCAGTCGGCCTCCCCCTGCCCGATGTCCTGGCCTCCCTCACTGCCGTCCCCGTCTGGGGCGTCACCCCCGGCAGCCGTGGCCAGAACGCCCGATGCTGGGAACAGGTGCAACCCGGTGACGTCGCCCTCTTCTACGGCCAGAAACGCTTCTTCGCGTCCTCTGTCGTCATCGGCAAAATACACGCCGCCACGCTCGCCCGAGACCTCTGGGGCAACGACCCCAACGGCCAGACCTGGGAATACGTGTACTTCCTCGACGAGATCACCGACCGCAGCATCAGCGTCGACGCCTTTAACCAGATCATGCGCTACTCCGCGAACAACATCCCACAGGGCTTTCAGGTCGTCGCGGACGGGCGCGCGGAAGACCTGCTGGCCCTATTCAGCTTGGAAAGCAGCACCTCAATTCCCGCGGTCTCCCCCAGCGAATACAACACCCTCGTCGAACTGCCCGCAGGCGAACTGGACCGGCAGACGCTCGTCAACCAACGGCTCGAGCAGCGCTTCCTGCGCCGCCACCTCTTCCAGGGCCACAGCAGCCGCACCTGCTGCATCTGTGGCCGAAACCTCCCCGTTGAGCTCCTCGTCGCCGCCCACATCAAACGGCGGGCTGACTGCACGGCTGAAGAGAAACGGGACTACCAGAACCTGGTGGCGCCCATGTGCCAGCTCGGGTGCGACGACCTGTACGAACGCCAGTACATCACTGTGGACCACACCGGCACCATCCGCCGCAATCCGAACCTGCCCCTCACGTCTGACCTGCAGGATGTCGTCGCCCCCCTCGAAGGCCGGGCTTGCCCAGCCTGGACGCCCGGCACGCAGCAATACTTCGAGTGGCACGCCCGGAACCAGCGCCGCCGAGCGTCGTGA
- a CDS encoding potassium channel beta subunit family protein translates to MEYRRLGQSGLQVSTLSFGAWVTFGTQLDANGALELMSAAYDRGCNFFDNAEAYARGQAETIMGQALAKAGWRRDSYIVSSKVFGGAVENPAPTQRGLSRKHIYEACYQAIERLQCEYLDLYFCHRPDRNTPIEETVRAMTELIQRGDVLYWGTSEWSAQELMEAYAVARQYNLIPPTMEQPQYNMLTRYRVEVEYSRLYRPDTLGLGTTVWSPLASGLLTGKYNDVVPNDTRANLPGYEWLKARLESEEGQTNLVKVRGLAKIADDLGTTLPKLALAWCVKNPNVSTVITGASKVTQVVENFSALEVVPQLTDEVMAAIDASLGNKETRLYGSSE, encoded by the coding sequence ATGGAATATCGTCGATTGGGCCAATCTGGTTTGCAGGTCAGTACGCTTTCCTTCGGTGCTTGGGTGACGTTCGGCACGCAGTTAGATGCGAACGGTGCCCTGGAACTGATGTCCGCCGCCTATGACCGCGGGTGTAACTTCTTCGACAACGCCGAGGCGTACGCTCGGGGCCAGGCTGAAACCATCATGGGCCAGGCCCTGGCCAAGGCAGGCTGGCGGCGCGACAGCTACATCGTTTCAAGCAAAGTGTTCGGCGGAGCGGTTGAAAACCCAGCCCCCACTCAGCGGGGACTTTCACGCAAGCACATTTACGAGGCGTGCTACCAGGCCATCGAACGCCTGCAATGCGAGTACCTGGATTTGTACTTCTGTCATCGCCCGGACCGCAACACCCCCATCGAAGAAACGGTGCGGGCCATGACCGAATTGATCCAGCGCGGTGATGTGCTGTATTGGGGAACGAGTGAGTGGTCGGCGCAGGAATTGATGGAAGCCTACGCTGTCGCCCGTCAGTACAACCTGATTCCCCCGACCATGGAGCAGCCGCAATACAACATGCTCACCCGCTACCGGGTCGAGGTCGAATACAGCCGCTTGTACCGCCCGGACACGCTCGGGTTGGGCACCACGGTCTGGTCGCCGCTGGCGAGCGGTCTTCTGACTGGCAAGTACAACGATGTGGTTCCGAATGACACCCGCGCCAACCTGCCCGGCTACGAATGGTTGAAAGCCAGGCTCGAGAGTGAAGAAGGCCAAACCAACTTGGTCAAAGTCCGAGGCTTGGCCAAGATTGCCGACGACTTGGGCACGACCTTGCCGAAGCTCGCCCTGGCCTGGTGCGTCAAGAATCCGAATGTGAGCACAGTGATTACTGGTGCCTCTAAAGTCACGCAAGTGGTAGAGAATTTTTCCGCGCTCGAGGTGGTTCCCCAGCTCACCGACGAGGTGATGGCGGCCATCGATGCGTCACTGGGCAACAAGGAAACCCGTTTATATGGCTCGAGCGAGTAA
- a CDS encoding nucleotide pyrophosphohydrolase, with amino-acid sequence MDIPALQEQLRLFAQERNWEEYHSPKNLVMALSVEVAELMEHFQWLTEEQSRRPGQAGADVTGIEEEVADVMIYLLQLSDRLGIDLEGAVERKMRRNAVKHPAVKP; translated from the coding sequence ATGGACATTCCGGCCCTTCAGGAACAACTCCGCCTCTTCGCTCAGGAACGGAACTGGGAGGAGTACCACAGCCCCAAGAACCTGGTGATGGCCCTCTCCGTGGAGGTCGCGGAACTGATGGAGCACTTTCAGTGGCTGACCGAGGAACAGTCCCGTCGCCCCGGGCAGGCCGGGGCGGACGTCACGGGGATTGAGGAGGAAGTGGCGGACGTGATGATTTACCTGCTGCAGCTCTCCGATCGGCTGGGAATTGACCTGGAGGGGGCGGTGGAGCGGAAAATGCGCCGGAATGCTGTGAAGCACCCGGCGGTGAAGCCCTGA
- a CDS encoding DUF7662 domain-containing protein: MRTLQIELREDDRTLLTTELETHLTAQELLRLLPTLLATPAPAPPPKVSPKYAGLAQHLRTTPEDHLTLSFQAIEDLLQGPLPESARRHRAWWSNNTRGHSQAAAWLNEGWQVMTVQADHVTFQRTGATS, encoded by the coding sequence ATGAGGACGCTCCAAATAGAGCTGAGGGAGGACGACCGCACCCTGCTCACCACCGAACTCGAAACCCACCTCACTGCCCAGGAGTTGCTCCGCCTGCTCCCCACCCTCCTGGCCACGCCTGCCCCCGCGCCTCCTCCCAAAGTCAGCCCGAAGTACGCCGGGCTCGCCCAGCATCTCCGCACCACTCCCGAAGACCACCTCACCCTCAGCTTCCAGGCGATCGAGGACCTCCTGCAGGGACCACTGCCCGAGTCCGCCCGCCGCCACCGCGCCTGGTGGAGCAACAACACCCGCGGCCATTCCCAGGCGGCCGCCTGGCTGAACGAAGGCTGGCAGGTCATGACCGTTCAAGCCGACCACGTGACCTTCCAGCGGACCGGAGCAACTTCATGA
- a CDS encoding recombinase family protein, which translates to MTRRAAVYLRVSSAAQADDDKFGLDVQASAVHHYAERHGLTLTDTYTDTIAGTRHRRENLDLLLDRAPAYDAVIISSVDRLGRRNRINYAVLDELLDTGLEVHSTDMGIVDPEDEGSMLQFGVRSLFAESDHRRLVSKLHKARVAKVAGNPLKGRQGQPIWPLNGYGWRRGVQDPLESRWVRYMYDRLQYVGTTVLARELDELGVRTRGGKEWVPENIRRIISNPVYKGVYEFGRLSHGQGTVKARCEVPALVSPELWESVNRRMAERTARSGSTTAERQALFPLAGHLRCGECGRRMRPLTLTSRPGGYYACSWRTTTKISRTGEPCTHSRHYRSADLNSLVLSTLDGLQVSDEALAAMVQTPPPAAPDHTAALADLARREDRLEAAYLAGAYTPQEYAERRGDVRRQREALLATPLPLPVPTVDVSALRARLLSLRGLPLHEQADRLGLTVVISPSGEVELKLDPPVA; encoded by the coding sequence ATGACCCGCCGAGCCGCCGTCTACCTCCGCGTGTCCTCTGCCGCCCAGGCCGACGACGACAAGTTCGGTCTCGACGTGCAGGCCAGCGCCGTCCACCACTACGCCGAGCGCCACGGCCTGACCCTGACCGACACCTACACCGACACCATCGCGGGTACCCGGCACCGCCGCGAGAACCTGGACCTGCTGCTCGACCGCGCCCCGGCCTACGACGCCGTGATCATCTCCAGCGTGGACCGCCTGGGCCGCCGTAACCGGATCAACTACGCCGTGCTCGACGAGCTGCTCGATACGGGCCTGGAGGTCCACTCCACCGACATGGGGATCGTGGACCCCGAGGACGAGGGGTCCATGCTCCAATTCGGAGTGAGGAGTTTGTTCGCCGAATCCGACCATCGGCGGCTCGTTTCCAAGCTCCACAAGGCCCGGGTTGCCAAGGTGGCTGGGAACCCGCTGAAGGGGCGGCAGGGGCAGCCCATCTGGCCGCTGAACGGGTACGGCTGGCGGCGGGGCGTTCAGGACCCGCTGGAGAGTCGCTGGGTCCGCTACATGTACGACCGCCTTCAGTACGTCGGGACGACAGTGCTTGCCCGGGAACTGGACGAGCTGGGCGTCCGCACGCGGGGCGGGAAGGAGTGGGTGCCCGAGAACATCCGCCGCATCATCAGCAACCCCGTCTACAAGGGGGTCTACGAATTCGGGCGCCTGAGCCACGGGCAGGGCACTGTGAAGGCGCGTTGTGAGGTGCCCGCGCTGGTCTCCCCGGAACTGTGGGAGAGCGTGAACCGCCGGATGGCCGAGCGGACCGCCCGCTCCGGCAGCACCACGGCTGAGCGGCAGGCCCTCTTCCCCCTCGCCGGGCACCTGCGCTGCGGGGAATGCGGGCGGCGGATGCGCCCGCTGACCCTCACCAGCCGCCCCGGGGGGTATTACGCCTGCTCCTGGCGCACCACGACGAAGATCAGCCGCACGGGTGAGCCCTGCACCCACAGCCGCCACTACCGCTCCGCTGACCTGAACAGCCTGGTCCTGTCCACGCTGGATGGCCTCCAGGTATCCGATGAGGCCCTGGCGGCCATGGTGCAGACCCCGCCTCCGGCTGCTCCCGACCACACGGCGGCGCTGGCTGATCTGGCCCGGCGTGAGGACCGACTGGAGGCGGCGTACCTCGCGGGGGCCTACACCCCGCAGGAGTACGCGGAGCGGCGGGGGGACGTGCGGCGGCAACGGGAAGCCTTGCTGGCGACTCCTCTGCCCCTCCCTGTCCCAACTGTGGATGTCTCGGCCCTGCGGGCGCGGCTGCTCAGCCTGCGCGGCCTGCCGCTGCACGAGCAGGCCGACCGGCTGGGCCTGACCGTGGTGATCTCGCCGTCGGGCGAGGTCGAGTTGAAGCTGGACCCCCCTGTTGCTTAA